From a region of the Lactuca sativa cultivar Salinas chromosome 4, Lsat_Salinas_v11, whole genome shotgun sequence genome:
- the LOC111902068 gene encoding uncharacterized mitochondrial protein AtMg00810-like: MGFQRCMQEIAIYRKFANGEFIIVAVYVDDLFVNGASLEFINQFKRLMALQFEMSDLGELTCYLGIEVLQENGCVKVKQESYAMKILKEADMQECNATQCLMELGLKLSKAEDELEVEATHYWKLVGCL, translated from the coding sequence ATGGGTTTCCAACGATGCATGCAAGAAATTGCAATTTATAGAAAGTTTGCAAATGGAGAATTCATCATCGTTGCGGTTTATGTAGATGATTTGTTCGTGAATGGAGCAAGTTTAGAGTTTATAAACCAATTCAAGAGACTAATGGCGTTACAGTTTGAAATGTCGGACCTTGGTGAACTAACTTGCTACTTGGGTATTGAAGTATTGCAAGAAAATGGTTGTGTAAAGGTGAAGCAAGAGAGTTATGCTATGAAGATTCTAAAAGAGGCAGACATGCAAGAGTGTAATGCAACTCAATGTCTGATGGAGCTAGGACTAAAGTTGTCAAAAGCTGAAGATGAACTAGAAGTTGAAGCTACCCATTATTGGAAATTAGTGGGTTGTTTATGA